From Xylanibacter oryzae DSM 17970, a single genomic window includes:
- a CDS encoding glycosyl hydrolase — MKKNILIISAIICIALSASAQTWPSQSMQTKPGSRWWWLGSALTQKDVSWNMQQYSLHGIGTLEITPLYGVQDNDKNNISFLSPQWMQMLKYIEQEGLKDSIEIDMNCGTGWPFGGPTVPINEAACKMVYNDLIVNDKDCKNLDINIKDEKERNYASLERVMAYPIEVKKYKGPAAINITEFSKDGKLNWKAPKKGTWRIISLYASRTLQKVKRAAPGGEGYVIDHFDSLAVAHYLDRFEKAFDNNNVPYPHTFFNDSYEVYKADWTPTLLKEFEKRRGYKLEDHLPELLGDIKDDNKVLSDYRETLSDLLINNFTSQWTAWAHSHGVITRNQAHGSPANLIDTYAAVDIPEIEGFGLTDFGIKGLRKDTGNTRPNYSDLSMLKYAPSASHITGKQLTSSETFTWLTEHFRTSLSQCKPDMDLMFVAGVNHMFFHGTCYTPQNDPWPGWKFYASIDMSPTNSIWRDAPYFMQYINRCQSFLQWGEPDNDFLVYLPVRDMWRERSKEFLMQFSIETMAKRAPEFIKSILNLNNLGYDCDYISDKYLLSTDYINGMLQTAAGTRYKGLIVPAKILPSDVEAHIEKLKIQGAHIIYGCDNKEELEQSARPEVMKTELGLKTIRRRNDKGYHYFISNLTPNDVNSYVDLAINFNCAMWFNPINGEQYAAEINDGKVKIVLKSGESLILETFDKPTSINLPIRKTQMTNPREINKGWKLSFIEEHPVVNKTFKIDSLRTWETLEDDSVKETMGTGVYTTTINMSKIEANKNYAIDLGDVRESARVYINGNFIGCAWSVPFILNCKKAFKAGINTLRIEVTNLPANRIAAMDRKGIKWRKFNEINFVDINYKKTSYADWQPVKSGLNGKVILYELK, encoded by the coding sequence ATGAAAAAAAATATACTAATTATTTCTGCGATTATTTGTATCGCACTATCGGCTTCAGCACAGACATGGCCTTCACAGTCTATGCAGACAAAACCAGGCTCGCGTTGGTGGTGGTTAGGCTCTGCTTTAACACAAAAAGACGTATCATGGAATATGCAACAGTATTCTTTACATGGAATTGGTACTCTTGAAATAACACCTTTATATGGAGTCCAAGATAATGATAAAAATAACATATCTTTTCTTTCACCTCAATGGATGCAAATGCTTAAATACATTGAGCAAGAAGGCTTAAAAGACTCTATTGAAATAGACATGAACTGCGGTACTGGATGGCCATTTGGAGGTCCAACAGTACCTATAAATGAAGCTGCATGCAAGATGGTCTACAATGATTTGATCGTTAATGATAAAGATTGTAAGAATCTTGACATAAATATTAAAGATGAAAAAGAACGTAATTATGCTTCTTTAGAGCGAGTGATGGCATATCCAATTGAAGTTAAAAAATATAAAGGGCCAGCAGCTATTAATATTACCGAATTTTCAAAAGATGGAAAACTAAACTGGAAAGCACCTAAAAAGGGAACTTGGAGAATTATCTCTTTATATGCATCTCGTACTCTCCAGAAAGTAAAACGTGCCGCTCCTGGTGGAGAAGGATATGTTATTGACCACTTTGATAGTCTAGCAGTAGCACATTACTTGGACAGATTTGAAAAGGCATTTGATAATAATAATGTCCCCTACCCTCATACTTTTTTTAATGACTCTTACGAAGTATACAAAGCAGATTGGACACCCACTCTATTGAAAGAATTTGAAAAGCGTAGAGGCTATAAATTAGAGGATCATCTACCAGAACTTTTAGGAGATATAAAAGATGATAATAAAGTATTAAGCGATTATCGTGAAACTTTATCTGATCTGCTTATTAATAATTTTACAAGCCAGTGGACAGCATGGGCACATTCACATGGTGTAATAACACGTAATCAAGCACATGGATCACCTGCTAATTTGATAGATACTTACGCTGCAGTAGATATACCAGAAATAGAGGGATTTGGCCTCACTGATTTTGGCATTAAAGGTTTGCGAAAAGATACTGGTAATACACGACCTAATTATTCAGATTTGTCTATGTTAAAGTATGCACCTAGTGCTTCACATATTACTGGAAAACAATTAACAAGTAGTGAAACCTTTACATGGCTTACTGAGCACTTTCGTACATCTTTATCTCAATGTAAACCAGATATGGATTTAATGTTTGTTGCTGGTGTAAACCATATGTTTTTCCATGGGACTTGTTATACTCCCCAAAATGACCCTTGGCCAGGATGGAAATTCTATGCATCAATAGATATGTCACCGACAAATAGTATATGGAGAGATGCACCGTATTTTATGCAATACATTAATAGATGTCAGAGTTTCCTGCAATGGGGAGAACCTGATAATGACTTTTTGGTATATCTTCCAGTAAGAGATATGTGGAGAGAACGTAGTAAAGAGTTCTTGATGCAATTTAGTATAGAGACGATGGCTAAGAGAGCTCCTGAATTTATAAAAAGTATACTTAATCTAAATAATTTAGGATACGATTGTGACTATATTAGTGATAAATATTTGCTTTCTACGGATTATATTAATGGAATGTTACAAACTGCTGCAGGTACTAGATATAAAGGATTAATTGTACCTGCTAAGATATTGCCTTCTGATGTTGAAGCTCATATTGAAAAACTGAAGATTCAAGGGGCTCATATAATATATGGATGCGATAATAAAGAAGAGTTAGAACAATCTGCACGCCCTGAAGTTATGAAAACAGAATTGGGGCTAAAGACTATAAGAAGAAGGAACGACAAAGGATACCATTATTTTATATCAAACCTAACTCCAAATGATGTAAATAGTTATGTCGATTTAGCAATCAATTTTAATTGTGCAATGTGGTTCAACCCAATTAATGGTGAACAATATGCTGCAGAAATAAATGATGGTAAAGTAAAAATTGTTTTGAAGTCTGGCGAATCATTAATATTGGAAACTTTTGATAAACCAACAAGCATAAATCTTCCAATAAGAAAGACTCAGATGACTAATCCTCGAGAAATAAACAAAGGTTGGAAATTGAGCTTTATTGAGGAACATCCAGTAGTTAATAAAACTTTCAAAATAGACTCTTTACGCACTTGGGAAACTTTGGAAGATGATAGTGTTAAAGAAACCATGGGCACTGGCGTATATACTACTACAATAAATATGTCTAAAATAGAAGCTAATAAAAATTATGCAATTGATCTCGGAGACGTTCGTGAGAGTGCAAGAGTATACATTAATGGAAATTTCATTGGTTGTGCATGGTCAGTTCCATTTATATTAAATTGCAAAAAAGCATTTAAGGCTGGAATAAATACGCTTCGAATAGAAGTTACAAACCTTCCGGCCAATCGTATAGCAGCAATGGACAGAAAAGGTATAAAATGGCGAAAATTCAATGAGATTAATTTTGTTGACATCAACTATAAAAAGACATCTTATGCAGATTGGCAACCCGTAAAAAGTGGTTTGAACGGGAAAGTAATATTATACGAACTTAAATAA
- a CDS encoding rhamnogalacturonan acetylesterase has translation MKIKLFIVCTLFPIMAAAQSFEFDMTKPQPIYNDSKGFGYDVLPAPGKSVKPFYFSVKVPDGNYKITVILGSKKRAAQTVVRAESRRLFVEDSETKKSKYQTYQFVVNKRSPRINDQEVVKIKPREKNYLNWDDKLTLEFNGKAPAVKKILIERDNVAPTIFLCGNSTVVDQNEEPWASWGQMIPRWFNENIAISNQAESGLTAGSFLSSNRLDKILSMLKRGDYVICEFGHNDQKEHQAGDGAWYNFSRNLKIFIDKVRAAGGTIIFVTPTQRRFFDETHTKILETHGDYPAAMVSVAKREGVQIIDLHSMTRTFFETLGYENSKRALVHYPANTFPGQKIALEDNTHFNPFGAYEVAKMVIMGMKKLNLPILQNLRSDFKDFDPSRPDDFKTFKWYPAILSGTVKPDGN, from the coding sequence ATGAAAATCAAACTTTTTATCGTATGCACATTATTCCCAATAATGGCAGCAGCTCAATCGTTTGAGTTTGACATGACAAAACCACAACCAATCTACAATGACTCAAAAGGTTTTGGCTACGATGTATTGCCTGCACCTGGTAAAAGTGTAAAGCCATTTTACTTTTCTGTTAAAGTACCAGATGGAAATTACAAAATAACAGTTATTTTGGGTTCTAAGAAGAGAGCTGCGCAAACGGTTGTAAGAGCCGAAAGTCGTAGACTTTTCGTAGAAGACTCTGAAACTAAAAAGAGTAAATACCAAACTTATCAATTTGTCGTTAATAAGCGCTCACCACGTATTAACGATCAAGAGGTAGTTAAAATTAAGCCAAGAGAAAAAAACTATCTAAATTGGGACGACAAACTTACTCTTGAATTTAATGGTAAAGCCCCTGCTGTGAAAAAGATATTAATTGAACGTGATAATGTAGCACCTACAATTTTTCTATGCGGAAATTCAACAGTAGTAGATCAAAATGAAGAACCATGGGCCAGTTGGGGGCAAATGATACCAAGATGGTTTAATGAGAATATTGCTATATCTAACCAAGCTGAAAGTGGACTCACTGCAGGTTCTTTTTTATCATCAAATCGCCTAGATAAAATTTTGTCAATGCTAAAAAGAGGAGATTATGTTATATGCGAATTTGGTCATAATGACCAAAAAGAACATCAGGCCGGTGATGGAGCGTGGTACAACTTTTCACGCAATCTTAAAATTTTTATTGATAAAGTTCGGGCTGCAGGAGGAACTATTATTTTTGTAACACCGACACAAAGGAGATTCTTTGATGAAACACATACTAAAATATTAGAAACTCACGGAGACTATCCAGCAGCAATGGTTTCTGTAGCAAAACGTGAAGGTGTACAAATAATTGATTTGCACAGTATGACACGTACATTTTTTGAGACATTAGGTTATGAAAATAGTAAGAGGGCGCTAGTACATTATCCGGCAAATACATTCCCCGGACAAAAAATCGCTCTTGAAGATAACACCCATTTTAATCCATTTGGAGCATATGAAGTGGCAAAAATGGTTATTATGGGAATGAAAAAATTGAATTTGCCTATTTTACAAAATCTGCGTAGTGATTTTAAAGATTTTGATCCTTCAAGACCGGATGATTTCAAGACTTTTAAGTGGTACCCAGCTATATTAAGTGGTACAGTAAAACCAGATGGCAATTAA
- the uxuA gene encoding mannonate dehydratase has product MEKTWRWFGKNDKITLPMLKQIGVEGIVTALHEVPNGEIWTREKIKDLREYIESYGMRWSVVESLPVCESIKYAGEDRDELIAKYKISLKNLSLEGIHTVCYNFMPVLDWARTDLEHENENGTSNLYFSHSQFAYFDCYILKRENAEKDYSAEIMEEVEKMKVQMTAEENHKLVDTIIVKTQGFVNGNIKENDEHPVELFRQLLNLYKGVTKNQLRENLRYFLSEIMPVCDEFDMNMCVHPDDPPFSILGLPRIVTCDDDINWFLNAVDNPHNGLTFCAGSLSAGAHNNVVDLARKYASRTWFVHMRSCKVFNNGDFTEASHLGGRADLIELARIFEKQNPKLPMRVDHGPTMLGDENRGYNAGYSFLGRMFAMGQVQGILATVDRELNIN; this is encoded by the coding sequence ATGGAAAAGACATGGAGATGGTTCGGTAAAAACGATAAGATAACATTACCGATGCTAAAGCAAATTGGAGTTGAAGGAATAGTAACAGCTTTACACGAAGTTCCGAATGGTGAAATATGGACACGTGAAAAAATTAAAGATTTACGCGAATATATTGAAAGTTATGGTATGCGTTGGTCTGTTGTAGAAAGTCTACCTGTATGCGAAAGTATTAAATATGCTGGAGAAGATAGAGATGAACTAATTGCTAAATATAAGATAAGTCTTAAAAATTTAAGTCTTGAAGGCATTCATACCGTATGTTACAACTTTATGCCGGTTTTAGATTGGGCTCGTACTGATCTTGAACATGAAAATGAAAACGGGACAAGTAACCTTTATTTCAGTCACTCACAGTTTGCCTATTTTGACTGTTATATATTAAAAAGGGAAAATGCAGAAAAAGATTATTCAGCTGAAATCATGGAAGAGGTGGAAAAAATGAAAGTCCAAATGACTGCTGAAGAAAATCATAAACTGGTAGACACAATTATAGTGAAGACTCAAGGATTTGTCAATGGAAATATAAAAGAAAATGATGAGCATCCTGTAGAGCTTTTTCGCCAGCTGTTAAACTTATACAAGGGTGTTACAAAAAATCAGCTACGTGAAAATTTACGTTATTTCCTTTCTGAAATTATGCCGGTCTGTGACGAGTTCGACATGAATATGTGTGTACATCCAGACGATCCACCATTTTCTATTCTTGGGCTACCTCGCATAGTAACTTGTGATGATGATATAAACTGGTTCTTGAATGCCGTTGATAACCCTCACAATGGACTAACTTTCTGTGCTGGTTCACTTAGTGCAGGAGCTCATAATAATGTTGTTGATTTGGCACGTAAGTATGCATCACGTACATGGTTCGTACATATGCGTTCATGTAAAGTTTTTAATAATGGTGATTTCACTGAAGCATCTCATTTAGGAGGACGTGCAGATCTTATAGAATTAGCACGTATATTTGAAAAGCAAAATCCCAAACTGCCTATGAGAGTTGATCATGGACCAACGATGTTAGGTGATGAGAATCGCGGATATAATGCGGGATATTCTTTTTTGGGAAGAATGTTTGCAATGGGACAAGTGCAAGGTATTCTTGCAACCGTAGATAGAGAATTAAATATCAATTAA
- a CDS encoding SDR family oxidoreductase — MNELFNIKDYVVVITGGTGVLGRCIGKYLALNGAKVIILGRKEEIGKTIVENIKKSGGVAEFLKTDVMDKEILQQNCDYIIERYGRIDTLLNAAGGNMPGAVISPDQSIFDLKSDEFQKVLNLNLTGTVLPTQIFLKPMVKQNKGSIINFSSMAAFRPMTRVCGYAAAKAGISNFTAFMGTEVAKKFSENIRVNAIAPGFFITEQNRDLLTNPDGTYTERGNDVIRQTPFGRMGEPEELCGTIHYLMSDAAKFVTGTVAVVDGGFNAFAM; from the coding sequence ATGAACGAATTGTTTAATATAAAAGATTACGTAGTTGTAATCACAGGCGGAACAGGTGTTTTAGGGCGTTGTATAGGAAAATATCTTGCATTAAACGGAGCAAAAGTTATAATCCTTGGACGAAAAGAAGAAATTGGAAAAACGATTGTTGAAAATATAAAAAAATCAGGGGGTGTGGCTGAATTTCTAAAAACGGATGTTATGGATAAAGAAATTTTGCAACAGAATTGTGATTATATCATAGAGAGATACGGCCGTATTGATACATTGCTTAATGCTGCTGGCGGTAATATGCCGGGTGCAGTTATTTCACCTGACCAAAGTATTTTCGACCTTAAATCAGACGAATTTCAGAAAGTACTTAACCTAAACCTTACTGGTACTGTTTTGCCAACTCAGATTTTCCTTAAGCCTATGGTAAAACAAAATAAAGGTTCTATCATAAATTTTTCATCAATGGCTGCTTTTCGGCCGATGACTCGTGTTTGTGGATATGCTGCAGCTAAAGCTGGAATAAGTAATTTTACCGCCTTCATGGGTACCGAAGTCGCTAAAAAGTTTAGTGAAAATATACGTGTAAACGCAATTGCTCCTGGCTTTTTTATAACAGAACAAAATCGCGATTTACTCACTAATCCTGATGGAACTTATACAGAACGCGGTAATGATGTAATACGGCAAACTCCATTTGGAAGAATGGGTGAACCAGAAGAACTATGTGGCACTATACATTATTTAATGAGTGATGCTGCTAAATTTGTTACAGGAACTGTAGCTGTAGTTGATGGAGGTTTCAACGCATTTGCAATGTAA